The genomic interval TGGCTGGTTTGTTATTACCGAGACTGGGAATGCTTGAAAATATGGCCTCAACTTTCGAGCCGCAACTACAAGGGCaagtgcccatttctccaatggtgggtatctggtctcagcgtcgagcagggccttgctggtgtagtatatcggaTGCTGAactccttcttcctctctcaccagAACAGAACTGGCGGCTCGATCTGATACCGCCAAATACAGATATAACTTGTCCTCATCCCTCGGTGTGGACAGCAGTGGAGCTTGCTGCAAGTACTGCTTCAGGTTCTGGAAGGCTTCCTCGCATTCTGGTGTCCATTCGGTTTTCTTCcccctccttatcacttgaaagaatggctgacacttatctgtagccttggatatgaatctgcTCAACGCCGCCAACCTCCCCGTGAGGCTCTGCATTTCCTTCAGGTTACGAGGAGACCTCATCTGCACAATCGCCTGGATTTTCTCGGGATTTGCCTCAATCCCTCTATGGCTCACTATGAATCCAAGGAATTTCCCTGACTCGACCCCAAAAGCGCACTTCTCCGGGTTAagcttcatcttatacttACTCAAAAGCCTGAAGGTCTCCTCGAGGTGTCTGACATGTTCCTTCGGGATTTTAGATTTGGTGATCATGTCAtccacgtacacctccatggttttcCCGATCAACGGCTTAAAGACTTTGTTCACCAGCCTCTGATAGGTGGCCCCAGCATTTTTGAGACCAAATGGCATtaccctgtaacagaacaaaccctggttagtgatgaaagccgtgctctcctcatcctgctcgtacatggggatctggttgtatcccgagaaCGCGTCCATGAAACTAAGCAGACCGTGTCCAGCCATTGAATCTACTAGCTGATCGATCTTTGGTAAAGGGAAGTTGTcttttgggcacgccttattcaggtctgtgaaatccacacacatcctccacttgccatttgttttctttaccAACACCACATTCGATATCCATTCAGGGTAATtgacttcccgaatgaaccctACTCTCAAGAGCTTCTCCACCTCGCCATTTATGGCCTCATACTtctcctggttgaagcacctcctcttctgccttactgcccgagcgcctttctttattgccaaCTTATGACATGCTATCTCAGGGTCAATCCCAGGCATGTCTTCGTGTGTCCAAGCAAACACATCTGCATGAgcctgtaagcatttcaccaactcctGCTTTTGCTATCCCTTAAGTCTCGACCCGATTCTGATCGTCTTTCCCGGATTCTCTGGTCCCAGGCTTACTGTTTCCAGATCCTCTACAGGTTCTTGTCTGCCGTTCTTGTTTTGCACTCGGGTatcgagggatgttatctgcattgcttcccttgctgccgaggagtagcagcttcttgtgatcctctggtctcctcgtaccactccAACTACCCCATTTACCCGGTACTTCAGAGCCAGATAGTGGTTGGACAGCActgtttcctctgcattcGCCACCCCGTCGTCCTCATCAAAAATCTGCCTTGCCGGGGACTGCTCTTCCTTTCTATGGAATTCTCCCCGCAGGGGTATGTTACCTTTCTCACCACCAAGTCTCCCGGTGGTTTTTACTTCTCCTCGTACTACCGGGATCTGGTGCCACTCCACCTCCTCTCACCCTTTCTTCCTGGGTTACCCTTCGTTCGCTCCGCCGCTCATGCAGAATGGTTGTCAAGGActccatctgcttttccatccattccatccggtcgaacatgGCTTTTTTCCGTGCCTCACTGGCTATCTCCCTCAGTGTCACGGAGTCGTTAAGCCTCATATCACCCCCTTGTGCACTACATCCTCCTGCCTCCATTGCTTTTCAGTTACTTCCCCTCACTTCTTGGTatcaacagaagctttttgttcagctccccacagacggcgccaaaatgttgatgcgagattctgatTATCCTCGTTCTAGGACCAgggtctctgctcgatcaacttcaccacgaccaggatctctcctcgtaaagcttcttctccagaggttcctgcgcacacagacaggtcagagtacgccggttgttttctcggcgcaaaccctccgacgctcaagtcagatatgaaggtttggggaacgcttgccacaaatcttatggctgttaggttgttttctctcttttcttagttcaaatagcaaaaaatctaacccttttaccttcgttggctacctttttataggcttcctttGAGTCCCGGTCTTCCGCAGTTTACGCCCGTTGTTCTCCCCACGCTCGGATGTGGATGTCCCATTATCTTCATGATGGGCGAATGGAGATGGACCTCGTGCCTTGATTCTCGGATAGGAAGGCACGTCTCGCCAACTGccgttgaccgggtctcctcgcctcgaACCCTAGCGGGAGTGACCCTATGCCTCTAGCAAGGGGTCCGCCTCGCGAATGGCATATtcgtggacgagcagaatATTCATGCTCCTGTTCCCTTGCTACTTGGCTCTTACAGGAGACACCTGCTCGCAGAATTCTGCCACCAAACATCTGCTCATCACGTCTGGTCTCACCGAAGTATTTCCCTCAAAGAgcgataaaaaaaaaaaaaattctatctGAATAGACCTAATGTGCAAGTTTGAGATTTGGTACACATggccaaatatatatatatataactattCAACAGTCATATAAAACACAGTTTTATACTACATTATTCAACagcttaaattattttataaaaatacatgAATACTTATTTAAGGGATAATCAATTACAGCATGGAATCTCTTGAGAAGatttggtgataaaattgatccAGAAAAGTTTGAAATAGTTTGAATGACCAAGTGCGAATTGTACCTATGATAGCACCACAATGCATGTTGGCATATGGCTCTTCGCAGGTGATGATTTCCCACAATGCCATACCAAATGAGTAAACATCAACCtagacaaagaaaagaaagcttAAATGATGTTATCACCATATAGGTTTCCACACTTATATTTGCTTCTATTATGATTATtcgaaaaaaagagaaaataaacccTCACCTTTTCAGAGATCCTATTGTTGCTGCCATTCAATAGCTCTGGTGCCATCCACGGAAGGGTTCCACACACGCCACCGGATACAAGTTTATTGCATTTAATTCTTGACAAACCAAAATCTCCAACCTGCAAAAGCAGGAAAGTCAATTCTGAGTGAAATATGCTATTCTTCCAATCATTTTATGCTCGCAAATTAAAAGATCCAAAGACATTAGCCTACGTATGCTTTTAGTAACAGCATTTAATTAATCACATGTCAAGAGCAAGGGTGTCTGCAAGTGTTGACACAAAGTAGAAGAAGGCCATATTCAATATTATCTAAGTTTTTGCCAACTTGCAAATCGGTCGTTGGGGATCCCTCAAATTGACAAGCAAATTGTCACACTTCAAATCAAAATGCATGATATTCTTCATATGTAAATAGTCCATGCCAAAAGCAGCATCCATCATGAGCATTAGCTTTTTGCGGCGATCAAGTATTCTGCAGGAATAGTTTTAAAGACTCTGTGAATCTACTCCCTGTTTGAGATATGTACAAGGGAAAATAAGATATGCTAGTCGACTCACCTGTCCTTCCTTGCAAGGACATGCCTCAGTGATCCATTCACCATATATTCAGTTACAGTGGCCATTGTTCCTCCAGGTGCATTGGGGACGACACCATAAAATGCTACTACATTTGGATGGTGAAGATTTGATATGATATGCGCCTCTCTCCAGAAGTCTTTAATCTGTATATTTACTAATGTTATATTTCCACcccaagaagaaaaaacaaattctGTTTGATAACGACTAATTTGTGAACTCCCCGTGCATCGACTTGCCATCTCTTTGTACAAAAGGTTgggtgaaattttttatttttccatatttagaaaaataaggaTGTCAACACAAAGCAAAGTACTATGTATTTTATCTAGTGTGGATGGGCATGCAACTGTTTGTACAAAGAGTTACTGGAAGAAGGAACATTGCAGACTCCAATGCACATCTGCTCTAGATTTTGCCTCCCTATATATAATGAAGATATATACTAAAGAGTGGGATTTTAACTATTCTGATCTAAAGAGTCCAAAAGGTAGGATATAATCTTGCAGTGTCATTTTACATGCATGCTTttattaacccaaaaaaaaaattgttaagcaTTTTAgagcaaaaattttcaataacttGTTTCTGATTTTCCACAACTGAAAGGTTTAatgcatattaaaaaaattaaattgtacaaATATGAATATCGTGATAAGAGTATCTTGAGTAGAAGGAAAGAGAAGACCCACCAACCGTTCTTGTTCTGATGATCTGCCCAAAAAACAACTCTTTTTGATTCTCTTAATGGCAATATCTGTTCCCCTCCATTTTCCACGATAGACAGTTCCAAATGTACAGGAACCTAACTCTTCCAATTCTTCAAGATCACTGTCCTTGATTATCTGCAGATAAGCATATGAATAATGCATTTAATTCAACATATATAGACTTTCACAAAAgcttttatataaaaattaaaaggaaatatACTTACAGAACTTGGGTTTATGCATTCTTGATTAGCAAGCATCTTGTCTTTATGACTGTTTTCTGACGGTTCAGTTTGGGCACAATATGCAATTCTAGGCTTTCGCCCCTCAGATGATACTCTCCTGATAAATACCTTGTCAGCCCCATAGTAATATTTGTGGTCTTCGTCATTGATTGTACCCTCTCTACTTGAAGCAGGATTCATCAATTTCTGAAGACAGCATACAGAAATGACTGAAATTTGGGTAAATTTAcatctgaattttttaatttttatttattatttactgaTCCCATGCACCTTAGATATATGTATTCTGTTATgtgctttcattttttattatttgacttttcaaaCAATTTGTTTAAGTGATTTTTGTGTCTACATTTCTTTGGCATCATTGATTCTATTAAACAAAAGTTGGTATGATTGTCAAATAACAGGCTTGTAGGCAGAAAAGCCTACTTAGAGTCTTAGATAAAAAgggatttaatttctttaattcaagTTTTAACCAGTTCTTtgcccttttatttttcaataaatctcGCTTGACGAGGCCAACTTCGAACTTccgttaaaaaaataaatacaataattcaATTACTAAGTACCACTCACGAGACAAGTATGGGCCATTGGTTTCCAGAGTTTTCATTCCATGAAGACATTATTAAGAAGCTAGCTAGCACTGCAATGAAGACATATGTGTAAGATTCAGAGAGTGAAATAAGGGCGTTTCTTAACAAGTTTGTTTCACTACCAGTTCATCCATACTTTGTTTTATTGCTCTTATTCGAGTGATCGGTAGTGGTGATGTTTCCTCAGTTCATCTAGATCTGATTTGAAGTAACTggataaacatatatattgcTCTTACTCTACTGAACATTAATATCAGGAGAAATTTAAGCTTTTCGATCTTAGTTCCTCTACTTTATTATATCATAACTAGTCATcaaatatagtttttttaagcccaaacctcagttCATATTAAGAGAAATAGGCCTAGGTCCTCTGAAAGTCAATCCAAATTTGGAGTGTTGGGCCTTGGCAGGGGCTATTGTGGgcttaaatttgaataaatgtAATCAGATAATaatcaacaataaattaaaaaaaagtttgtcttaattaaaactattatttaagctataaataaactttcacttattaataaaaaatacagataaaaaattagtttaaatgCAACAAGTTGAGGGCATAGGTTCAAGTGATATCAATTGTATGATGTGACTCTTATTCCTCTCTTATTTGAATAGAGGTAGATAATTTCACCCACAAATgtggatatatttttttgaaactacTCACAAGTGTGGATATTAGAGAGGAGGATATATTTTAGTATCGATATTCAAACAGTTAGCTCCTGCTAGTTTACTCTAATTACAAATACAATAAACAGTCAACGTAAATTTATCAGCTCTTAAGAAGGTGTGGATAAgttatattacattttacTTAAGAGTTGCACTAATAACTTAACATGTACATCCAAtcaaacaacaattattttaaattttgagatgaattttattaaatactgaagtaattattataattattttaaatttttattttttatttctcttatctaagaattattaattcaatacTTAGAACAAACTCAATTCAGTAATAAATATTCGTCACTGTAAAATTTATGAGTAAATTAGTACTGGTTTTAAAGTATTTCTGTCAAACTTTTCTATCTGAATATCATTacccaaaatttattgcattatttgtgttaaaagaaaaaaaaaatgaatgagaaACATTTCGACCAAAGTGTTGGGACTGGACCCACATGCAGTCTCCTTTGTATTATTAGTAAacattttgctttcttttatcAAAAGAAAGCAGAGGATCGAATTCCTTGCAATGGTAAGATTGGGATCTTGTCAAGCAAGAATCATTGCACTGGAAAGATTGCGATCTCATCAAGCAATAGGAACGGCAGCCTTCAAACAAGTAAGTTATcacaaaattgtttaaaataatgtattttatAGCGGTGAaacattaattgaattttggtATTACTAAGGAAACaagaattgaaattgaaacaattttttaagttgtttACGGTCATTCAATtagttggttatttttgttgattttgttcCACTTCCTCTTCTTGTACAAGTAGTGCGGTAACTATAATTCTTAGATGTTGAAACTATTATCAATCACTAGTTGTTAGCTAATACACAtctgaatttttgaaattcagACATAATTCTTGACATTCATGGtaacttttatgaaaatttaagtaCTTGTGTTTTCTGTGgatgtcaataatttatgGAAATGCAGATTTCAacattgttgaaattttatagTGCTTGAGATTGTGACTTAAATGCAGACCAAGACATGGCAAGTGAACCAGCTGACATAGTGCTTGATCTTGTTGGGGAAAAGCTTCGTCGTCTAACTGCTACGCCATCTGATCAGTTCAACATTTTCAAGGTGCCTGATGTACTGCGAAAGTTAAATGAAAAGGCTTATGAACCAGAAATGCTAGCAATCGGTCCTTATCATCACGGCAAAGAACAATTATTGGGCTTTGAAGAGCACAAAACGCGGTATCTTAAAAAACTTCTAGAGCGTACGAGTATACCTTTGTCAGACTACGTCATGGCCATGAGGGCATTGGAAGAAAGAGCTCGAAAGTGTTATGGAAGATCTATAAGTTTAAACAGAGATGAGTTTGTGCAAATGATGCTTCTCGATGGTTGCTTTATTGTTGAGTTAATTTGCAAGTTTTCTCGACACCCAAGACACTTGAGAGGAGATGATGACCCAAATTTTAAACTAGGTTGGATGTTACCTTCCATAGCACGAGATATGTTTTTGCTTGAGAATCAACTtccattttttgttatttggaAGTTGTTTATCATGATTCATGACTGACATGCCTAGTGATTCAAGGAACAAAAGCTTTCTTGTCATGATCCTGCATTTTTTCAATGGCATATTACCAGGGAAAGGTTGTCGAAGAGATATTGTTTATCAAGTTGATGTTTACCccataaatgaaataaaacatttggTCCATTTAATACACGAAAATTGGCTTCCTTCACCTGCAGGAGTTGACGCATATAGGAATAATGCCACAAATAATCGTTACTGGAGCTTCATTGGTTCTGCCACAGAGATTCAAGAGGCTGGAATCCACTTCCGGAAGGTTGAGGTCCTTAAAGATGATTCCTTGTTCGATATTAAGTTTGAAAATGGGGTAATGAAGATGCCGTCCTTGGAAATTGGTGATGCTACAGAAACAATTTTACAGAATTTCATTGCATACGAGCAGTGTTCTCAAGACTTAAATCCGAAGCATGTAATCGATTTTGTCGAATTCCTGAACTGCCTCATCAAATCTTCAAAGGATGCTGAATTACTCCGCCGTCGTGGAATAATTGAGAATTTGTTAGGAGATGACGAAGTGATTGCAACCTTATTGAACAAGCTTAGTGATCGTCTTGTACACGGTGATGCGCAGTTCTATGTTATGCCGCTGGTGAGCACACCGAACAGCAAGGTTTCCACACTTTTCAAGCAAGTGCAAGCtcccataattttaaaaaaacgaGTGAATGGCAAGAGAgaatagagagagaaattcagagaagaagaagaaactgaGTCCAGAATTTTATATATCCATCAAATACAACCATGGAAATACTTATAGCAGCAAGAATATGCTCACAGCTGtcgaaaataaataacaacctctctctataacaaaaattattctctAAATAGCTAAGGCCGTTAGAAACCGAATCCTCTGCTCATATATGCTCAGTGTGTGTAATCCTTGAACCATTTGGGAGGCTTCCTTACGCGACTTGGCTTGATGATATCTTGGGGTCGGTTTTGGATAGCCTCACTTGAGTTTGCCTGGGCCTTTTCCTCGCTATTGATAGAGCTAGCTGAGTTGGGCTTGTCTAACTGTAATATTGGGGTTGTATCATTCTATTACGGTGACGTTTTTCACGAAATGGCTTTGCATTGCAGCAGGCCTCGTAATCAGTGGATGGTCGTGTTGAGGCGGCGTCTTGAAAACTTGAGGGCCTGGTTGAGGCACAATTATTTCAGCACTGGATTGGCAATCATATCCTTTGTTGGTGCTGTTGTCCTTCTTCTCCTAACGTTGCTGCAAGCTCTGTTTGCAGTTCTTTCTTATTATCAACAAGCGCCAAGTCATTGAGTATAAAAGCAGGTGCAGTGATTGTGGTATTGGAGACATGTATTAATTCGAAGCGCAACTGAAATACGGTTGTAGGGACTGGCTGTGTTATGCAAAATCTGTGTGAAAAAATTCTCACTCCAAAGGAGTGTAAATTGAATTCACAAACCGCAATTGAGTTGCCAATAGGAAATCGACCACCTGTCAATGAATTCTTAAATTGcctatttaatatttcaatttgtttatgcttttgcaataaataaaatattttcctttgcTCGCTAAAAATGCTTTAGAAGGCTTTCAGAACAAGTGCATTTATTTCCGTTTTGGCTGCATTTTTCATGCTTCTGGGGTCCTACTCAATACAAACCAAAAAATTGCGGCACAAACATCTTTTTACAGTTCTtgcttatttaaataaatgacaggctctgtttcaataataatgatagaaaattataaatgtcgATTTGAGATTTGGGGTTGCCAATGTTATTGTATCATATACAACTTTAGTAACGGTTACAATATCGTGTTTGATATATGTATGTCCGTAGGTGTTCGACAGAATGCCCAGATGAAGTGGTTTTGACGGGGAAGcctaaattgaaaatttgcaGCAAATGAACGAGAGCCTCTAGAAGGTTTGGGGCAAGAACAATCGAGAATAGTGCAAGACAAGGATGTGAATCACCAAAGGATAATTCACTGACGTAATCTAGACCccttgatttatatttaaagtAGGTTCAACGAAGcattaactaattaatcataaaacaactttgaatttgatgtCTACATGATTTGCTCTAGCTAGGAATTTTACATAGGCTCCCGTTTAAATTTATACTTCAGTAAAGACCAAGCCATATAAGGTTCTCGATGCTATATCTCTGCTGCGTAATTTTAACTCTTAgatttttgggtttctttaaaattgaGGCTGATCCTcaacttcaaattttaatatattttcatttattttttgactttaTTATGGACTTAACTCTCCAAATTACCGACATTTTTAAagctaaataaattttaagaaaggataaaatttcaaCTTGTCTCTTACTTACAGATCGTCTTTAATCCACTATCTAAAAAGTTGAAAACATCAATTTAATCCCATTTActttttaagaagaaaaagaaaaatcatcaattctAGCAGCCGTGTTGGGCTTTTaagatcttcttcttcttcttcttcttcttcttcttattattattataagtgcATGGGTTGATGGTAGGGGTGGCAAAAcgaataaacgaatcgaattcGAATTGAATCGTAAACGAATTGGGTTAAAATTCTATGGATTcggattcgattcgtttattaaacaaattgaaatttcatgattcggatttgattcatttattaaacgaatatttggtttgattcgtttaattcgtttaagagaattgataaacgaatcgaaccgaatcgaatcgaatcaGGATTCGTTACAattcatttagaaaaatataattaataaacaaaattaagtaaaataaaatataaaaaaaatcacaaatttagCATTCCagaacaaaatacaaataactcAAACCATATTATGCAGTCATCCAAATACCAAATTATAAATCcctaataatacaaataacaataattcaaattcaaattataaagtaaggtaatttctttaattctcttcatttgtctttttcaccttgaaaacaaaaatcctacaccaaaaagtaaataaaatgttgttaacatatataaacgaaataattcaaattaattgaacaataaaagatcatatatatatatatatattaaaattaattaattaatttttaattttttaacagtGATATAATTGAAGAGTATgagcaagaaataaaaaagcttgcactaatattatattatattatatatatatatataaatttattttttaaaatttttaacaatgaCATAATTGAAGAATAcgagcaaaaaataaaaaaaactaacagCCTGGCACTAATGGACTCTTTGAATTCGTCTTGATGGAAAAAGCTAAAAGCATACATAGTTTACAACATATCTTTCGAAATGAAAAAGCAAGCACTTGgatgcaaaaataataaaaaagagaaaaagaagtgGAGCTTACTTTGGTGGTGACTGCTGCTGGTTGAGTGACGTTGATAAACTGTGAAATCAACCCTGAATTGCTAAGAGATGAAGGTAAAGAGATGTGAAATGTAAGAATTAAGATTAGGGCCGGCTGCTTTAATTGCTTTGACTTTGCTTTagtttaaaattacaatattaacctctaaattttaaaacgttttcaaataaatttagggatacaaaagtaatttaattaaacgaatAATAAACGAATATTAAAGAATTGATCTGTATTCGATTTGTTTATGACCcgtttattaaatgaatcctaaacgaataaacgaatcaaaatctttaaacttgtattcgattcgtttaattagcgaatcgaatcgaattcacccatttattaaatgaatcaattttttcaaacccaaacccaTTTAATTCGCatcgaatcgaatcgaataaACGAATCCTGACCCATATTGTCACCCCTAGTTGATGGGCCTAAAAAAACATGCTAGACACGCGAACTTGAAAAATCACGCCATACATGCAGgcttgggaaaaaaaatgttggtgGAA from Citrus sinensis cultivar Valencia sweet orange chromosome 9, DVS_A1.0, whole genome shotgun sequence carries:
- the LOC127899911 gene encoding probable serine/threonine-protein kinase SIS8; translation: MNPASSREGTINDEDHKYYYGADKVFIRRVSSEGRKPRIAYCAQTEPSENSHKDKMLANQECINPSSIIKDSDLEELEELGSCTFGTVYRGKWRGTDIAIKRIKKSCFLGRSSEQERLIKDFWREAHIISNLHHPNVVAFYGVVPNAPGGTMATVTEYMVNGSLRHVLARKDRILDRRKKLMLMMDAAFGMDYLHMKNIMHFDLKCDNLLVNLRDPQRPICKLVGDFGLSRIKCNKLVSGGVCGTLPWMAPELLNGSNNRISEKVDVYSFGMALWEIITCEEPYANMHCGAIIGKYFGETRRDEQMFGGRILRAGVSCKSQVAREQEHEYSARPRICHSRGGPLARGIGSLPLGFEARRPGQRQLARRAFLSENQGTRSISIRPS
- the LOC127899682 gene encoding UPF0481 protein At3g47200-like, with the protein product MASEPADIVLDLVGEKLRRLTATPSDQFNIFKVPDVLRKLNEKAYEPEMLAIGPYHHGKEQLLGFEEHKTRYLKKLLERTSIPLSDYVMAMRALEERARKCYGRSISLNRDEFVQMMLLDGCFIVELICKFSRHPRHLRGDDDPNFKLGWMLPSIARDMFLLENQLPFFVIWKLFIMIHD